One genomic region from Phragmites australis chromosome 1, lpPhrAust1.1, whole genome shotgun sequence encodes:
- the LOC133917692 gene encoding probable receptor-like protein kinase At2g42960, with protein MSSPNNSISEALSRTTPVFRLKLWVLIAIGVGIVMAILFIAALWLSVRRKKTVKRFDNTSLAEIHIVSKEINVDRVDVQSLHDSQAPFMPVHDKYTQMKGVAHLAESRSVDVDAFSQCSSVYNIEKAGSSYSEDYSSSGPARKGSSPYTFSASPLVGLPELSHLGWGHWFTLRDLECATNRFAKSNVLGEGGYGVVYKGRLVNGTEIAVKKILNNMGQAEKEFRVEVEAIGHVRHKNLVRLLGYCVEGIHRMLVYEYVNNGNLEQWLHGAMSQRGVLSWENRMKILLGTAKALAYLHEAIDPKVVHRDIKSSNILIDDEFNSKVSDFGLAKLLNSDKSHINTRVMGTYGYVAPEYANSGMLNEKSDIYSFGVVLLESVTARNPVDYSKPADEANLVEWLKMMVTNKRAEEVVDPNLEIKPPKRALKRAILVGLKCVDPDADKRPMMSHVVQMLEAVQNAYQQDQRKLSQVGSMDIESQQSPEEISNGADS; from the exons ATGTCGTCCCCAAACAATTCTATTAGTGAAGCACTGTCAAGAACAACACCAGTATTCCGTTTGAAATTATGGGTCTTGATTGCCATTGGCGTTGGGATAGTAATGGCAATTCTGTTTATCGCTGCACTGTGGCTTTCCGTGCGAAGGAAAAAGACAGTGAAAAGGTTCGACAACACATCGCTGGCTGAGATCCATATTGTGTCAAAGGAAATCAACGTTGACAGAGTCGATGTGCAAAGTCTACATGACAGCCAAGCGCCCTTCATGCCAGTGCATGATAAATATACACAGATGAAGGGCGTAGCGCATTTGGCAGAGAGTAGATCTGTTGATGTCGATGCGTTCAGCCAATGCAGCTCAGTGTACAACATAGAGAAGGCTGGGAGTTCATACTCTGAAGATTACAGTAGTTCCGGGCCGGCTAGAAAAGGCAGTTCACCATACACATTTTCAGCTTCACCACTGGTTGGCTTGCCTGAGTTATCACATTTGGGCTGGGGCCACTGGTTTACCTTGAGGGACCTGGAGTGTGCTACAAATCGGTTTGCAAAGAGTAACGTTCTTGGAGAGGGTGGCTATGGAGTTGTCTACAAGGGTCGGCTGGTGAATGGGACTGAGATTGCTGTGAAAAAGATCCTTAATAATAT GGGGCAGGCAGAGAAGGAATTTAGAGTCGAAGTTGAAGCCATTGGTCACGTTCGACATAAGAATCTGGTGCGGCTTCTGGGCTACTGTGTGGAAGGGATACACAG AATGCTTGTCTATGAGTATGTCAACAATGGCAACCTAGAACAATGGCTTCATGGGGCCATGAGTCAACGTGGTGTCCTTAGTTGGGAAAACCGTATGAAGATTCTCCTTGGCACTGCAAAAGC GCTCGCATACCTTCATGAGGCCATAGACCCCAAAGTCGTACATCGAGATATTAAGTCAAGTAATATCTTAATCGATGATGAATTCAACAGCAAGGTTTCTGATTTTGGGTTGGCCAAGCTTCTGAATTCTGACAAAAGCCATATCAATACAAGAGTGATGGGAACATATGG GTATGTTGCGCCCGAATATGCAAACAGTGGGATGTTAAATGAAAAGAGTGATATTTACAGTTTTGGAGTGGTGTTGTTGGAATCTGTGACAGCTAGGAATCCAGTTGATTACAGTAAGCCTGCTGATGAG GCGAATCTTGTAGAGTGGCTTAAAATGATGGTTACCAATAAGAGGGCAGAGGAGGTAGTGGATCCAAACCTCGAGATTAAACCACCAAAACGTGCCCTTAAGCGGGCAATCTTGGTTGGCCTGAAGTGTGTTGATCCTGATGCTGACAAAAGGCCAATGATGAGTCACGTCGTCCAAATGCTTGAAGCAGTTCAAAATGCATATCAACAA GATCAGAGAAAGCTCAGTCAGGTGGGAAGCATGGATATCGAGTCGCAGCAGTCGCCAGAAGAGATTTCAAACGGTGCTGATTCCTGA